A section of the Hevea brasiliensis isolate MT/VB/25A 57/8 chromosome 17, ASM3005281v1, whole genome shotgun sequence genome encodes:
- the LOC131175545 gene encoding chaperone protein dnaJ C76, chloroplastic-like, which yields MPTAFLPSAFLPSASIIPNNLTPKPFTSFPPNSKKLRYSSASCRRPPAASTSSSITDFDLYDLLGIDSSSDQSHIKMAYRTLQKRCHPDIAGPTGHDMAIILNEAYSVLSDPNSRLAYDKEQAKIAELRGYTGKPIYSVWFGSESEERAVFVDEVKCVGCLKCALFAEKTFAIESVYGRARVVAQWADPEHKIQAAIDTCPVDCISMVERSDLAALEFLMSKQPRGNVRVGAGNTAGARVSNIFVDLKKFQTRVVEAMNKADAQGSKETDLQREARISAIQAIRSISNWLYWQSRKAGPPSKPHQNLPQIAQNTTELNINKLRAAAAARKHASQSTRPARQAPSNLYHDEYWIPSAGALPASTNKSGSKATSEATKHTKEPKVLDEKDYKTGDNQMNPIRWRAPMVIATIAAIIVRDQAVGSLNKHIGGALALEIVNSSWLHAMLAGITWYIVGLGMIELVEAIRKRL from the exons atgcctACTGCTTTCCTTCCATCTGCATTCTTACCTTCTGCCTCAATCATACCTAATAACTTAACTCCAAAAccattcacttcatttcctccgaATTCCAAGAAACTACGTTACAGTTCTGCGTCATGTCGTAGACCTCCCGCTGCTTCCACCTCTTCTTCAATCACAGATTTCGACCTCTATGATCTTCTAGGCATCGATAGCTCCTCCGATCAATCGCATATCAAAATGGCATATCGTACGCTGCAGAAGCGGTGCCACCCAGACATCGCCGGGCCTACGGGGCATGACATGGCTATCATTCTTAACGAAGCTTACTCTGTTCTATCCGATCCAAATTCGCGTTTGGCTTACGATAAG GAACAAGCAAAGATTGCAGAACTACGTGGGTATACTGGGAAACCCATTTACTCAGTGTGGTTTGGGTCGGAAAGCGAAGAGAGAGCAGTATTTGTGGATGAGGTGAAGTGTGTTGGTTGCTTGAAATGTGCATTATTTGCAGAGAAAACCTTTGCCATTGAATCTGTTTATGGAAGAGCAAGAGTGGTTGCACAGTGGGCTGATCCTGAGCACAAAATTCAAGCTGCCATTGATACATGTCCAGTTGATTGCATCTC GATGGTGGAAAGGTCAGATTTAGCAGCACTAGAGTTCCTAATGTCCAAGCAGCCAAGAGGCAATGTGCGAGTTGGCGCTGGCAACACGGCGGGTGCACGTGTCTCAAACATATTTGTTGATTTGAAAAAGTTCCAAACCAGAGTTGTTGAAGCCATGAACAAGGCAGATGCCCAAGGCTCCAAG GAAACAGACCTCCAAAGAGAAGCAAGAATATCAGCTATTCAAGCAATTAGATCAATCTCGAATTGGTTATATTGGCAATCACGAAAAGCAGGACCCccatcaaaacctcaccaaaacctcCCACAGATTGCTCAAAATACAACCGAACTAAACATTAACAAGCTCCGGGCAGCCGCTGCAGCCAGAAAGCATGCAAGCCAAAGCACAAGACCTGCTCGTCAAGCACCATCCAACCTATATCACGACGAGTACTGGATTCCATCAGCTGGAGCACTTCCTGCCTCAACCAATAAGTCTGGCTCTAAAGCCACCTCAGAGGCTACAAAACATACTAAAGAGCCAAAAGTTCTTGATGAGAAAGATTACAAGACAGGAGATAACCAAATGAATCCCATAAGATGGAGAGCTCCAATGGTGATTGCAACAATTGCAGCAATTATAGTAAGAGATCAGGCTGTTGGCAGTTTGAATAAACATATAGGTGGTGCTTTGGCATTGGAGATTGTTAATAGCTCTTGGTTACATGCTATGTTAGCAGGGATTACATGGTACATAGTTGGCTTGGGAATGATAGAGCTAGTAGAAGCAATTAGGAAAAGgttataa